A region from the Leptolyngbya sp. 'hensonii' genome encodes:
- a CDS encoding TVP38/TMEM64 family protein — MTIRQLLILGVLGIAGLLLGILFLTHPVQFHQIETLVEQAGIWGRVVFLLAYAGATLLILPATAFNLAGGAIYGWWEGLILTSAGGCLSAILAFELSRRLGQELVQRYLSQSWHELGEQLQSGGIPYTFAARLFPVIPYGVVSFVGGLSSIRRQDYWLGTLLGTPFGVAPFVLLGSSGVQVVTAHQVIPLMGAIALLALAIGGGTWFQQRYMSTPEP, encoded by the coding sequence ATGACCATCAGACAACTATTAATACTGGGAGTTTTAGGGATTGCTGGCCTGCTGCTGGGGATTCTCTTCTTGACCCATCCTGTTCAATTCCATCAGATTGAAACCCTGGTCGAACAGGCCGGTATCTGGGGACGGGTTGTTTTCTTGCTGGCCTATGCTGGAGCAACCTTGTTGATTCTGCCAGCAACCGCATTTAATCTGGCTGGAGGAGCGATTTATGGCTGGTGGGAAGGGTTGATTCTGACCTCCGCTGGCGGATGTCTCTCTGCCATTTTGGCCTTTGAACTCTCCCGTCGCCTGGGACAGGAACTCGTTCAGCGCTATCTTTCCCAATCCTGGCATGAGCTGGGCGAACAGTTGCAATCAGGCGGTATACCCTACACTTTTGCCGCCCGTCTTTTTCCGGTCATCCCCTATGGCGTGGTCAGCTTCGTGGGGGGGCTCAGCTCAATTCGTCGCCAAGATTATTGGCTGGGAACCCTCCTGGGAACCCCCTTCGGAGTTGCCCCCTTTGTCCTGTTGGGGAGTTCTGGAGTACAGGTGGTGACGGCCCATCAGGTCATCCCGTTAATGGGGGCGATCGCCTTGCTGGCCCTGGCGATCGGGGGCGGCACTTGGTTTCAACAACGGTACATGAGCACACCAGAGCCATAG